The genomic stretch CCTTTATTATTTTTATGAAACCATTCTGTCATAGTGTTTTTTAATTTTTAATGTTGTATAATAAATTGTGATATAGTACATATTTTTATTTTACAAATATTTTCAAATAGAGTGATATGAGTGGAATAGAAAATAAAAAACCATCAAATCTATCTAAAAATCCTCCATGTCCTGGCAATGCATGTCCTGAGTCCTTTGTTTGTAGGCTTCTTTTGAATAGTGATTCTGCTAAATCTCCATAGGTTCCTTTGATAATAATAATAGTAGCAATAATAAGCCAGTCAATAATTCCTATTTGTACATAGAAAAATGAAATACCAAAAGCCATAATATAAGAAAATAAAGCACCTCCCCAAAAACCCTCCCATGTTTTTTTTGGCGATATTCTCGGGAAAAACTTTGTCTTCCCAAAATTAATTCCTACTATATAAGCACCTGTTTCACTGCTCCAAAGTATTAAAAATATACCTAAAGATATCCCCCAATCGTACTCGCCTCTATAAAAACTACAGACATGTAACATACAAATAGGAATTACAATGTATACAATTCCTAAGAACGTTTGTGCTAAACTCATAAAAGGAAATCTATCATTCTTTTTATAAATTTTTGTTATAAAAAGTAATGTTGTTAATAAAAACACAAAATAAAAATACTCTGGAGGTATAGCATCAATAAGATACAAAAATGTAA from Chitinophagaceae bacterium encodes the following:
- a CDS encoding phosphatidate cytidylyltransferase; the encoded protein is MASFNYQKYISFINKYNNFTQRFITGIFGALIIIFFLTFHKYTYFILFSLLLIFLQREYYSLVKLRGYTPLALIGIMIGLALHGLTFLYLIDAIPPEYFYFVFLLTTLLFITKIYKKNDRFPFMSLAQTFLGIVYIVIPICMLHVCSFYRGEYDWGISLGIFLILWSSETGAYIVGINFGKTKFFPRISPKKTWEGFWGGALFSYIMAFGISFFYVQIGIIDWLIIATIIIIKGTYGDLAESLFKRSLQTKDSGHALPGHGGFLDRFDGFLFSIPLISLYLKIFVK